A single window of Ktedonobacteraceae bacterium DNA harbors:
- a CDS encoding MBL fold metallo-hydrolase, whose amino-acid sequence MPDYSRTIQLGTARITIINVGDLTFKLSEVMNVPESEWRPRYAAEFEKPLSFPSQCVHIALPGASVLVDAGDYAVAVELNTPYVPPGYTPPPSLIDQLLERGIAPGDITHVVITHLHFDHYSGTTIERDGHYVPAFPNARYFVGRADWEDPDIQEALKVPDSLESRTLGVLRTAGVLELVEGDVDLLPAVRILAAPGESPGHQIVRVHSEGQTLCCLGDLYHDPIEIEHPAWMASWANVDMTLASRQRLVEAALAENALLLPAHMPPGRLERTAEGTRWTKE is encoded by the coding sequence ATGCCTGACTATTCCCGCACCATCCAGCTTGGCACCGCCCGGATCACCATCATCAACGTCGGTGACCTGACGTTCAAACTGTCGGAAGTGATGAACGTTCCTGAAAGCGAGTGGCGACCTCGCTATGCCGCCGAATTTGAAAAACCATTGTCTTTCCCCAGCCAGTGCGTACACATTGCCCTGCCAGGAGCCTCGGTGCTGGTCGACGCTGGCGACTACGCGGTCGCGGTCGAGCTGAATACGCCCTATGTGCCGCCCGGCTATACACCGCCTCCCAGCCTGATCGATCAACTGCTTGAAAGAGGCATTGCTCCCGGCGATATCACACACGTCGTTATTACCCACCTGCACTTCGACCATTATTCGGGCACGACAATCGAGCGCGATGGACACTATGTGCCCGCTTTCCCCAATGCCCGCTACTTCGTTGGGCGAGCAGATTGGGAAGACCCCGACATCCAGGAAGCGCTTAAGGTCCCTGATTCTTTAGAGAGCCGCACGCTAGGAGTACTGCGCACGGCAGGTGTATTGGAACTGGTCGAGGGGGATGTTGACCTGCTTCCCGCTGTTCGTATTCTCGCCGCTCCCGGCGAATCACCCGGTCATCAAATCGTGCGCGTCCATTCAGAGGGGCAGACGCTCTGCTGCCTGGGCGACCTTTATCACGACCCCATCGAGATCGAGCACCCGGCATGGATGGCAAGTTGGGCGAATGTCGATATGACGCTCGCCAGCCGACAAAGGCTCGTAGAGGCCGCGCTGGCCGAAAATGCCTTACTCCTTCCGGCGCATATGCCGCCAGGCCGCCTCGAACGGACGGCAGAGGGTACCAGGTGGACAAAAGAGTAA
- a CDS encoding Clp protease N-terminal domain-containing protein, whose amino-acid sequence MHNRDRFDKFTERARRVLAYAQEEAQHFQHNYIGTEHLLLGLVRDGDGVAAKVLQGLGVELPKVREAVEFIIGRGDRIVLGEIGLTPRAKKVIELAVDEAHRLNHHYIGTEHLLLGLVREGEGIAAGVLASFGLNLERVRMQTFATLSRAPGRTQQSQEPPQENQAAAYDIPAPLDDQGKRSTSYSGSAEDGFTDQGKRVLAYAQEEAHRFQHNYIGTEHLLLGLIREQEGIAARTLQNLGVSLDKVRSSVEFIIGRGDRVVLGEIGLTPRAKKVIELAVDEARRMNHPYIGTEHLLLGLLEEGQGIAAGVLQSLGLNLDKVRRETLRLLHEQES is encoded by the coding sequence ATGCACAATCGCGACAGATTTGACAAGTTTACCGAGCGGGCCAGGCGTGTACTGGCATACGCGCAGGAAGAGGCGCAGCATTTCCAGCACAACTATATCGGCACGGAGCATCTTTTGTTGGGGCTTGTACGTGACGGCGATGGAGTCGCGGCCAAAGTCTTGCAGGGGCTTGGTGTGGAACTGCCGAAGGTACGCGAAGCAGTTGAGTTCATTATCGGTCGTGGAGATCGCATCGTTCTGGGAGAAATCGGCCTCACCCCGCGCGCCAAGAAAGTGATAGAGCTGGCCGTGGACGAGGCGCACCGCCTGAATCATCACTATATTGGCACAGAGCATCTTCTCCTCGGGTTGGTACGCGAAGGCGAAGGAATTGCCGCCGGGGTACTGGCCAGCTTTGGCCTGAATCTGGAGCGAGTCCGCATGCAAACTTTTGCTACACTTAGCCGCGCACCTGGACGCACTCAGCAATCCCAGGAACCGCCTCAAGAAAACCAGGCGGCAGCATATGATATACCGGCTCCTCTGGATGATCAGGGGAAGCGCTCCACTTCCTATTCAGGAAGTGCCGAAGATGGATTTACCGACCAGGGGAAGCGCGTACTCGCTTATGCGCAGGAAGAAGCCCATCGCTTCCAGCACAATTACATCGGTACGGAACACCTGTTACTCGGCTTGATACGCGAACAGGAGGGTATCGCAGCACGGACTCTACAAAATCTTGGCGTTAGTCTAGATAAAGTGCGTAGCTCGGTGGAATTCATTATCGGTCGTGGAGATCGCGTCGTTCTGGGAGAAATCGGCCTCACCCCGCGCGCCAAGAAAGTGATTGAGTTGGCCGTTGACGAGGCGCGCCGCATGAATCACCCCTACATCGGAACCGAACACCTGCTGCTCGGCTTGTTAGAGGAAGGTCAGGGTATCGCTGCAGGCGTACTGCAAAGCCTGGGCCTCAATCTGGACAAAGTGCGCAGAGAGACGCTACGACTACTTCATGAACAAGAATCGTGA
- a CDS encoding Virginiamycin B lyase, whose amino-acid sequence MHINYPRGIVLKLLAPIVTLLFLLVLTVSPALAKAGNIKEFTVPTPQSSPEGVVPGPDGNLWFTENNGNNIGRLTPSGKFTEFPIPTKNSIPIGITLGPDGNLWFDEFKGNKIGRITPSGQITEFRIPTPDSRPDFIITGPDGNLWFDEFKGNKIGRITTSGQITEYPIPSPKSFPGYLVLGFDGNLWFTEQTTVKIAYITPKGKFKEFPVPTPKSDPFGLAQGPDGNLWFTEANKDRIGRITPSGQIAEFAIPTPSSVPFAITAGLDGNMWFTELDGNNIGRITLSGQITEYPIPTASSAPTGITPYVGGNIWFAESGGNKIGRITTH is encoded by the coding sequence ATGCACATCAACTACCCGCGCGGCATCGTCCTCAAGCTACTCGCACCCATTGTCACACTGCTCTTCCTGCTGGTACTGACAGTCTCGCCTGCCCTGGCAAAGGCCGGCAACATCAAGGAATTTACGGTTCCCACTCCTCAAAGCTCGCCCGAAGGCGTTGTGCCCGGCCCTGATGGCAACCTGTGGTTCACTGAGAACAACGGCAACAACATCGGACGCCTCACGCCCTCCGGCAAATTCACCGAATTTCCCATCCCTACAAAGAACAGCATTCCTATTGGCATCACCCTCGGTCCCGACGGCAATTTGTGGTTCGATGAGTTCAAGGGGAACAAGATCGGACGCATCACCCCTTCCGGCCAGATAACAGAGTTTCGCATCCCGACTCCTGATAGCCGGCCCGACTTCATCATCACCGGTCCCGACGGCAACCTGTGGTTTGACGAATTCAAAGGCAACAAAATTGGCCGCATCACTACTTCTGGTCAGATCACAGAATATCCCATTCCCAGCCCAAAGAGCTTCCCCGGCTACCTCGTGCTCGGCTTCGACGGCAATCTCTGGTTCACGGAACAGACTACTGTGAAGATTGCGTACATCACTCCTAAAGGTAAGTTCAAAGAGTTTCCGGTTCCCACGCCCAAAAGCGATCCATTCGGACTCGCCCAGGGTCCCGACGGCAATCTCTGGTTCACCGAAGCCAATAAAGACAGGATTGGGCGTATCACTCCCTCTGGCCAGATCGCGGAATTTGCCATTCCCACGCCCAGCAGCGTGCCATTCGCCATCACCGCCGGACTGGATGGTAATATGTGGTTCACCGAACTGGATGGGAACAACATTGGTCGCATCACTCTCTCCGGCCAGATCACGGAATACCCCATCCCCACCGCCAGCAGCGCTCCAACCGGCATCACGCCCTACGTAGGCGGAAATATCTGGTTTGCCGAATCTGGTGGCAACAAGATTGGGCGTATTACCACACATTGA
- a CDS encoding transglycosylase domain-containing protein produces the protein MQTHRSANTVPKLLPNNNKPLVDRPNERVPSSQVRVHYDFPDQRIHPAGWYVRRHLKRKNLRRTNQQYQATDRVGIRWSIMPLSFAMIIVAALAGGFFAGYNSFTNAVNEHYQGKIATLVDLLPGDSLRMYDEHDILIYEAVDQGLQVSEPLNNISANLMHAEIAIEDQNFWTNPGYDITGIVRAALSDVTNGRVVAGGSTITQQLIKNVVVGNQDTIMRKLQEIILAPEATRYYTKQQIMDMYLNTTYYGNQAYGAEAAAFIYFDLRDTSTTTGAAQLDIAQAAMLAGIPQNPTLYNPFLHPVATFTRMRAVLNEMYLQGYITSLQEREAIVEAQRPDFLHPGIVNNSLAPHFVNYALNELANTLHIKLPDLSRSGLVVETTLDLPLQNKILKIAQENVQALSAAHHLTDAAEVLINFHTGAINVLLGNIDPNNRQYGQFDVATQGYRQPGSAFKPFVYATAFEKGLSPGMPVLDAPVSVPMCCGLPSYSPHNYDQSYHGLLSIRAALQNSFNVPAVKVLYKTGVDDALNTALKMGITSYNGTPNYTMVLGTLGVHLLDMTAAYGVFADGGVRVPPHAISAVYDTQGKLIYLFDTNGYRVISPQIAFLMTNVLSDNQARTFEFGACSMLYLYSNTQSQCYAGDPGTVYPSAVKTGTSQNFADNWTIGYTNDYVMGVWAGNNDNSPMINVIGVDGAGPIWHEGMLLAEQGHTPTGFAVPPGVVKRTVTYPEGLTTTDWYIKGLPWTDWGLGWPGVL, from the coding sequence ATGCAGACCCACAGGTCGGCAAACACGGTGCCTAAATTACTACCCAACAACAACAAGCCTCTCGTAGATCGTCCAAATGAGCGCGTGCCCTCCTCTCAAGTCAGGGTCCATTACGATTTCCCGGATCAACGCATTCATCCCGCCGGCTGGTATGTGCGCCGGCATTTGAAACGTAAGAATCTGCGCCGCACCAATCAGCAATATCAGGCCACGGATCGCGTTGGCATACGCTGGTCGATCATGCCCCTGAGCTTCGCCATGATCATCGTAGCGGCACTGGCGGGGGGCTTTTTTGCCGGGTACAACTCCTTCACGAACGCGGTCAACGAACACTACCAGGGAAAAATCGCCACGCTGGTTGATTTGCTGCCTGGAGATAGCTTGCGTATGTATGACGAACATGACATCTTGATCTATGAAGCCGTGGACCAGGGCCTGCAGGTATCTGAGCCACTGAACAACATTTCGGCAAATCTTATGCATGCTGAAATTGCCATCGAAGACCAGAATTTCTGGACGAATCCCGGCTATGATATTACCGGCATCGTGCGAGCCGCCCTCTCGGATGTGACAAACGGGCGCGTTGTGGCTGGTGGTAGCACCATCACGCAGCAATTGATCAAAAACGTCGTCGTCGGCAACCAGGATACGATCATGCGCAAGCTCCAGGAGATCATCCTGGCCCCGGAGGCTACCCGCTACTACACCAAGCAGCAGATCATGGATATGTATCTCAATACGACATATTACGGTAACCAGGCCTATGGAGCCGAGGCAGCCGCATTTATCTACTTTGACCTGCGAGATACATCCACTACTACGGGCGCGGCGCAACTTGACATTGCGCAGGCGGCTATGCTGGCCGGCATCCCCCAGAATCCCACGCTATACAATCCTTTCTTGCACCCGGTGGCAACTTTCACGCGTATGAGGGCGGTGCTAAACGAGATGTACCTGCAAGGATATATCACCTCGTTGCAGGAGCGCGAGGCCATCGTTGAAGCACAGAGGCCAGATTTCTTGCATCCCGGCATAGTGAATAACTCGCTGGCCCCTCACTTTGTGAACTACGCGCTGAACGAACTGGCCAACACCTTACACATCAAGCTACCGGACCTGTCGCGGTCAGGACTGGTGGTAGAGACAACGCTTGATCTGCCGCTGCAAAACAAGATCCTCAAGATTGCGCAGGAGAATGTGCAGGCCTTGTCCGCGGCCCATCATCTTACCGATGCAGCCGAGGTCTTGATCAATTTCCACACCGGCGCCATCAATGTCCTGCTAGGCAATATCGATCCGAACAATCGACAGTACGGGCAGTTCGACGTGGCTACGCAGGGATATCGCCAGCCAGGCTCGGCTTTCAAGCCTTTTGTCTATGCTACCGCATTCGAAAAGGGTCTAAGCCCGGGCATGCCGGTGCTGGACGCGCCGGTCAGTGTGCCTATGTGCTGTGGCCTGCCCTCATATTCGCCGCACAACTATGATCAGAGCTATCATGGCCTGCTCTCCATTCGCGCCGCGCTGCAAAACTCGTTCAATGTGCCGGCCGTTAAGGTGCTGTATAAAACGGGCGTGGATGACGCGCTCAACACTGCTCTGAAGATGGGCATCACCAGCTACAACGGCACGCCCAACTACACGATGGTGCTGGGAACACTGGGCGTTCACCTGCTGGATATGACCGCGGCCTACGGCGTTTTTGCCGATGGTGGGGTGCGCGTACCGCCGCATGCGATCAGCGCGGTTTACGATACGCAGGGAAAGTTGATTTACCTGTTCGATACCAATGGCTACCGCGTCATCAGCCCGCAAATCGCCTTCCTGATGACCAACGTACTCAGTGACAACCAGGCGCGCACCTTCGAATTCGGAGCATGCAGCATGTTGTACCTGTATAGCAACACGCAGTCGCAATGTTACGCGGGCGACCCTGGCACCGTCTATCCATCGGCTGTCAAAACCGGTACATCGCAGAACTTCGCGGACAACTGGACCATCGGCTATACGAACGACTACGTGATGGGTGTCTGGGCGGGCAACAACGATAATTCGCCGATGATCAATGTGATCGGCGTTGATGGCGCGGGTCCCATCTGGCACGAGGGCATGCTGCTGGCCGAACAGGGCCACACGCCCACGGGCTTTGCCGTCCCACCCGGTGTAGTGAAACGCACCGTCACCTATCCCGAAGGTCTGACCACTACCGACTGGTATATTAAGGGCCTCCCGTGGACAGATTGGGGCCTGGGATGGCCCGGTGTTCTGTAG
- a CDS encoding response regulator has protein sequence MQSKKKKILVVDDEPDILEFLQVILEEEGYNVLTSQKAEYLEQLHNGGLPDLILLDVLLSGKDGREIVKYLKQQEETKHIPVIMFSAHPSAEQTAKEAGAEDFLAKPFEIDELLEKVAKFI, from the coding sequence ATGCAGAGCAAGAAGAAAAAAATTCTGGTTGTCGATGATGAACCAGATATTTTAGAGTTTCTTCAGGTGATTCTGGAGGAAGAGGGATACAATGTTCTGACCTCACAGAAGGCGGAGTACCTGGAGCAACTGCATAATGGAGGGTTGCCCGATCTCATCCTGCTGGATGTGCTGCTGTCGGGCAAGGATGGCCGTGAGATCGTCAAATACCTCAAGCAGCAGGAGGAGACGAAGCACATTCCCGTCATTATGTTCTCGGCGCATCCGAGCGCCGAACAAACGGCAAAGGAAGCGGGGGCCGAGGATTTTCTCGCCAAGCCGTTCGAGATCGATGAATTGTTGGAGAAGGTGGCGAAATTTATTTAA
- a CDS encoding ferritin-like domain-containing protein produces MPKITRHSINTTSRRSFLRNGLAAAGAGALGTGLFANGVTALAREKSSGITKGDAAILRFLAAAELIESDLWQQYNELGGIQDSEVPGGSGSPAYVKALEVLDSDMPQYIHDNTDDEFSHAAFINAYLVSKGAEPVNLDKFRTLPSSQATGAQQIGRLTNLMQLTVDTTWWTRYRSSTGNPDFGDTFPPAVPGLLKGQFPAIPRSDADLHPKDHLQAIANTAGFHFAFIEQGGTSLYPSLAQRVINPEVLRILLSIGPTETAHFQTWHDKAGNAKPLTDPTNGLVFPDLNSPPFGGEEFQTNLIMPEPTIFLSRKFPPVSIIRPTATQGAAMGAVKALTDDGLFIGQSREFFNLLHQLAQAADAA; encoded by the coding sequence ATGCCAAAAATCACGCGACACTCGATTAATACTACCAGCCGCCGTTCCTTTTTGCGCAACGGGCTGGCAGCAGCAGGAGCGGGCGCTCTCGGCACCGGCCTGTTTGCCAATGGCGTAACGGCCCTTGCCAGAGAAAAAAGCAGTGGCATCACCAAAGGTGACGCGGCTATTCTCCGCTTCCTGGCCGCAGCCGAGCTTATCGAAAGCGACCTGTGGCAGCAGTACAACGAACTTGGCGGCATCCAGGACAGCGAGGTTCCGGGCGGAAGTGGTAGTCCGGCCTACGTCAAGGCTCTGGAAGTGCTTGATAGTGACATGCCGCAGTACATCCACGACAATACCGATGATGAGTTCAGCCATGCTGCTTTCATCAACGCCTACCTGGTTTCCAAAGGCGCGGAGCCGGTCAACCTCGACAAGTTCCGCACGCTGCCGAGCAGTCAAGCCACCGGCGCGCAGCAGATCGGACGCCTCACCAACCTTATGCAGCTCACTGTAGATACTACCTGGTGGACACGCTATCGCAGCAGCACGGGGAATCCCGATTTCGGCGATACCTTCCCCCCGGCCGTTCCCGGTTTGTTGAAAGGCCAGTTCCCGGCCATTCCGCGTTCCGACGCCGACCTGCACCCCAAGGACCACCTGCAGGCGATTGCCAACACCGCTGGATTCCACTTCGCGTTTATCGAACAGGGGGGTACGAGCCTCTATCCCTCGTTGGCCCAGCGGGTCATCAATCCAGAAGTGCTGCGTATCCTGCTCAGCATCGGGCCAACCGAGACGGCGCACTTCCAGACCTGGCACGACAAGGCCGGTAATGCGAAGCCGCTGACCGATCCTACCAATGGGCTGGTGTTTCCCGACCTCAATTCCCCTCCCTTTGGCGGCGAGGAATTCCAGACCAACCTGATTATGCCCGAACCGACCATTTTCCTGAGCCGCAAGTTCCCGCCTGTTTCGATCATTCGCCCGACGGCGACGCAGGGAGCGGCAATGGGCGCGGTCAAGGCCTTGACGGATGATGGGCTGTTCATCGGCCAATCACGAGAGTTCTTTAATCTCCTGCACCAACTGGCACAGGCTGCAGACGCGGCGTAG
- a CDS encoding PPK2 family polyphosphate kinase encodes MKYVWKIEEGSKVHLQDYDPDYTDKHASHHDAEDELADLSKELSELQELLAAAQQNSLLIVLQGMDTSGKDGTIRHVFSHVNPQGCYVHSFKEPTPEELAHDFLWRVHKVTPGKGVLGIFNRSHYEDVLIARVHNLVPEKVWSQRYAEINHFEQLLANSKTIILKFFLHISFDEQTERLQAREQDKDKAWKLSASDWSERKYWNDYQQAYEDALSRCSTSAAPWYIVPSNHKWFRNLAIAHTLVHTMRQYADAWKAELEERGKEELAELEKIHAVPNEQEK; translated from the coding sequence ATGAAATACGTCTGGAAGATTGAAGAGGGCAGTAAGGTACATCTCCAGGATTACGACCCGGATTATACGGACAAGCATGCCAGTCACCATGACGCTGAGGATGAACTGGCCGATTTGAGTAAAGAACTGAGCGAGCTACAAGAATTGCTGGCGGCGGCGCAGCAAAATAGTCTGCTGATCGTCTTGCAGGGAATGGATACCAGCGGCAAGGACGGCACCATTCGTCATGTGTTCTCGCATGTAAATCCGCAGGGCTGCTATGTGCATTCATTTAAGGAGCCGACACCGGAGGAACTGGCGCATGATTTCTTGTGGCGCGTTCACAAGGTTACGCCAGGCAAGGGCGTGCTCGGCATTTTCAACCGTTCTCACTATGAAGATGTGCTAATAGCGCGCGTCCACAACCTGGTGCCGGAAAAAGTATGGAGCCAGCGCTACGCTGAAATCAACCATTTTGAGCAACTGCTCGCTAATAGCAAGACTATCATTCTCAAATTCTTTTTGCATATCAGCTTCGATGAGCAGACAGAGCGACTGCAGGCGCGGGAACAGGATAAGGATAAGGCCTGGAAGCTTTCCGCCTCCGATTGGTCCGAACGCAAGTACTGGAACGACTACCAGCAGGCATACGAAGATGCCTTATCACGGTGCAGCACCAGCGCGGCCCCCTGGTATATCGTCCCCTCCAACCACAAATGGTTTCGCAACCTGGCCATCGCCCACACCCTCGTACACACCATGCGCCAGTACGCAGATGCATGGAAAGCCGAACTGGAAGAACGCGGCAAGGAGGAACTTGCCGAATTAGAGAAAATACACGCGGTGCCAAACGAACAGGAGAAGTAA
- a CDS encoding PHB depolymerase family esterase → MRILNRTFQGCQGVSFRIRLFIVSLSIFVVPAAFLAHVHSGAHASSSQWQQFLYNGPAGSRPYFVYTPANYQAGTPVPLLVMLHGCTQTVQDFAASTQMNRLADEYNFIVAYPQQLSIYNADLCWNWYDPANQFRGSGEPAIIAGIVQQIEGRVTQWTIDPRRIYVTGISAGGAMSVILSATYPDIFAAIGVHSGMEYGAITSIQSGGGAFLQGGPDPIQQGKAAFAAMGSYARVVPTIVFHGTSDPVIAPINGTQVVRQWMETDFLASHGTYDADFNHPSSITDGQVPGGHSYTVYRWNDNAGNKVQEYWLINGMGHAWSGGSAGLFSDPLGPSASLAMYRFFMAYPMS, encoded by the coding sequence TTGCGTATACTGAACCGAACATTCCAGGGATGCCAGGGAGTTTCTTTCCGTATCCGCCTTTTCATCGTCTCGCTATCCATTTTTGTAGTGCCTGCCGCATTTCTGGCGCATGTTCACAGTGGAGCGCACGCAAGCAGTTCGCAGTGGCAGCAATTTCTCTACAATGGCCCCGCCGGTAGCCGCCCATATTTTGTCTACACGCCCGCGAACTACCAGGCTGGTACGCCGGTTCCGCTCCTCGTCATGCTGCACGGCTGTACTCAAACGGTGCAGGATTTCGCGGCCAGCACTCAGATGAACCGGCTGGCAGACGAATACAATTTTATTGTCGCCTATCCGCAACAATTGAGCATCTACAACGCTGATCTATGCTGGAACTGGTATGATCCGGCGAACCAGTTTCGTGGTAGCGGAGAACCGGCCATTATCGCCGGAATCGTGCAGCAGATCGAGGGCCGGGTTACGCAATGGACGATTGACCCGCGTCGCATCTATGTCACGGGCATCTCTGCCGGTGGCGCAATGTCGGTTATTCTGAGTGCCACTTACCCTGATATCTTCGCGGCCATCGGCGTCCATTCGGGAATGGAATATGGCGCTATCACTTCTATACAGAGCGGCGGGGGAGCATTTCTCCAGGGAGGGCCAGACCCGATTCAGCAGGGGAAAGCCGCATTTGCCGCGATGGGTAGCTATGCTCGCGTCGTTCCAACCATCGTTTTTCACGGCACATCTGACCCTGTCATCGCGCCTATCAACGGAACCCAGGTGGTGCGGCAATGGATGGAAACAGATTTTCTCGCCTCACACGGCACCTATGACGCCGACTTCAACCATCCCAGCAGTATTACAGATGGCCAGGTTCCAGGTGGTCACTCTTATACTGTATACCGCTGGAACGACAACGCGGGGAACAAGGTTCAGGAATACTGGCTCATCAACGGTATGGGACATGCCTGGTCGGGCGGCAGTGCCGGTCTGTTCAGCGATCCATTGGGGCCGAGCGCGAGCCTGGCAATGTACAGGTTTTTTATGGCATATCCTATGAGCTGA